In Apium graveolens cultivar Ventura chromosome 10, ASM990537v1, whole genome shotgun sequence, the following are encoded in one genomic region:
- the LOC141690205 gene encoding putative E3 ubiquitin-protein ligase RHC2A produces MSSSYWCYRCSRFVRVSTEDDSLTCPDCAGGFIEVIETPVPSLSESRRSRFPAAAMYMVGNGGSLSNSENNSSPAIRRSRRNTGDRSPFNPVIVLRGTGEAEPAEDSGGFELYYDDGAGSGLRPLPATMSEFLLGSGFDRLLDQLSQIENNGIGRMEHPPASKAAIESMAVVEIGEEHLGSELHCAVCKEAFEFGVEAREMPCKHLYHDDCILPWLNLRNSCPVCRHELPSDVNNNNNGNGSSDNVSESSEVNRVQNENSLTPSNGNNGNGNEDETVGLTIWRLPGGGFAVGRFSGGRRGGDRELPVVYTEMDGGFNNNGVPRRISWASRGSVARERGGFRRVLRNLFGCFGGSRASVASSSSESRMNGRSRSLSSATFSNSSQRRGAWPWAAEANNGARRF; encoded by the coding sequence ATGTCTTCTTCGTATTGGTGTTATAGATGCAGCCGATTCGTTAGGGTTTCGACGGAGGACGACTCGCTGACGTGTCCTGATTGCGCCGGCGGCTTTATCGAGGTGATTGAAACTCCGGTTCCGTCGTTGTCGGAGTCTCGACGGAGCAGGTTTCCGGCAGCGGCGATGTATATGGTGGGAAACGGAGGGAGTTTGAGTAATTCGGAGAATAATTCATCGCCGGCGATTCGCCGGAGCCGGCGGAACACCGGCGACCGGTCGCCGTTTAATCCGGTGATCGTGTTGAGAGGAACCGGTGAGGCGGAACCGGCGGAGGATAGTGGTGGATTTGAATTGTATTATGATGATGGAGCCGGGTCGGGGCTGAGACCCTTACCCGCGACAATGTCGGAGTTTTTACTCGGGTCGGGTTTTGATAGGTTGTTGGATCAGTTATCACAGATTGAGAATAATGGAATTGGGAGAATGGAACATCCACCGGCTTCGAAAGCGGCGATTGAGTCGATGGCTGTTGTCGAGATTGGGGAGGAGCATTTGGGGAGTGAATTACATTGTGCTGTTTGTAAAGAAGCGTTTGAGTTTGGTGTCGAAGCTCGAGAAATGCCCTGTAAGCATTTATATCATGATGATTGTATTTTGCCTTGGTTGAATTTACGTAATTCTTGCCCTGTTTGTAGACATGAATTGCCTAGTGatgttaataataataataatggtAATGGTAGTAGTGATAATGTTAGTGAAAGTAGTGAAGTTAATAGGGTTCAAAATGAGAATAGTTTGACTCCGAGtaatgggaataatgggaatGGGAATGAGGATGAGACGGTTGGGTTAACTATTTGGAGGTTACCGGGGGGAGGGTTTGCGGTTGGGAGGTTTTCGGGTGGGAGGAGAGGAGGGGATAGGGAGCTTCCAGTTGTTTATACGGAGATGGATGGGGGGTTTAATAATAACGGGGTTCCGAGGAGGATTTCGTGGGCATCTAGAGGGAGTGTTGCGAGAGAAAGAGGTGGGTTTAGGAGGGTTTTGAGGAATTTGTTTGGTTGTTTTGGTGGGTCGAGAGCTTCGGTTGCTAGTTCGAGCTCGGAGTCTAGGATGAATGGGAGAAGTAGGTCTTTGTCATCGGCAACGTTTAGTAATTCTTCGCAGAGGCGTGGAGCTTGGCCTTGGGCTGCTGAAGCTAATAATGGAGCACGAAGGTTTTGA